The Perca fluviatilis chromosome 2, GENO_Pfluv_1.0, whole genome shotgun sequence genome includes a region encoding these proteins:
- the znf296 gene encoding zinc finger protein 296 isoform X1 gives MSRRKLGSRPQHLSAIQDATDMADGTTSSDVGPPPPPPPPQVQAPGEGGDLLTCGQCSQAFPLAHILAFIQHKQGDCSSRNQAPNGSATPPSPANRSQLRVANAELGPGFIELRRGGRACGEEHGVKLKAEHSKAVSEEPSYFTCQQCEGVFPSAWLLLQHAQRAHSFSIYQEDEEDDTDMRGGRRGGLKEHKAAAATLDPRHLSQALASAFQPSLRLSRSRQTHTASSFSNRQALNFSVRLRELAEGNNDPTGSSPGGLVLSPSSSPPAASPFPQTSALQADFHCELCDQNFLSLRALSAHRRTHSCDRPYHCGVCGQAFAQSGQLARHIRSHHREAGGGGSGYESVEMVVMEEDVGRQGMRGRFQMQPGGILMGKGMVGAELRAQGPSELDLTLPKHPSIASGLMLLTSQVRPADTELLRPYRCQREGGEGGEEEAEAQGEPRHTSPCASPSEGSLESGETGGSGESGIASGNCTPKRPEMGDRVRGVGEWANEGGEVMERETAWSSANVSEVVQEWQRENEWRSLGGGVSGGGNNNNNNTTVGSAGKKKKDEACEYCGKQFRNSSNLTVHRRSHTGERPYRCGLCNYACAQSSKLTRHMKTHGAQGAKASFLCQLCSVPFTVYATLEKHLKKVHGLSHASVGAYAQASAADTLAAIKAGGEAAAAVVVKMEEEDASLDQIEMESKIQGDVAKSMEVEEGQSQAEYVESTGSPAVVADLPAESNAEVSLALASAP, from the exons ATGTCCAGGCGCAAACTTGGAAGCAGACCGCAGCACCTGAGTGCAATTCAAG ATGCCACTGACATGGCGGATGGCACCACTTCATCAGACGTcgggcctcctcctcctcctcctcccccccaggTCCAAGCTCCTGGCGAGGGTGGTGACCTCCTGACCTGCGGCCAGTGCAGCCAGGCCTTCCCCCTCGCCCACATCCTAGCGTTCATCCAGCACAAACAGGGCGACTGCAGCTCCCGAAACCAAGCCCCAAACGGCAGCGCCACTCCCCCCTCACCTGCCAACCGATCGCAGCTGCGCGTCGCCAACGCCGAGCTGGGGCCGGGCTTCATCGAGCTGAGGAGAGGGGGCAGAGCCTGTGGGGAGGAGCATGGCGTCAAGTTGAAGGCGGAGCACAGCAAAGCAG TGTCTGAGGAGCCTTCCTACTTCACCTGCCAGCAGTGTGAAGGCGTGTTTCCATCTGCATGGCTGCTCTTACAGCACGCTCAGCGCGCGCACTCCTTCAGCATCTACCAAGAGGACGAGGAGGATGACACAGAcatgagaggaggaagaagaggaggccTTAAAGAGCACAAGGCTGCTGCAGCCACTCTAGACCCTCGCCACCTGAGCCAAGCTCTTGCTTCTGCCTTTCAGCCCTCCCTGCGCCTCAGTCGCTCCCGCCAGACACACACCGCCTCCTCTTTCAGTAACAGGCAGGCTCTGAACTTTTCAGTGCGGCTCAGGGAGCTCGCAGAGGGGAATAACGACCCCACCGGCAGCTCCCCCGGAGGCCTGGTGCTGTCTCCGTCCTCCTCGCCACCAGCAGCTTCTCCCTTTCCTCAGACCAGCGCCCTCCAGGCTGACTTCCACTGCGAGCTGTGTGACCAGAACTTCCTGTCCCTGCGTGCCCTGTCCGCCCACCGCCGGACTCACTCCTGCGACAGGCCCTATCACTGCGGAGTGTGCGGACAGGCCTTTGCCCAGAGCGGCCAGCTGGCACGGCACATAAGGAGCCATCACAGGGAGGCTGGAGGTGGAGGAAGTGGATATGAGTCGGTGGAGATGGTCGTGATGGAGGAGGATGTAGGGAGGCAGGGGATGAGAGGGAGGTTTCAAATGCAGCCAGGTGGAATCCTCATGGGAAAGGGAATGGTCGGGGCAGAATTGAGAGCCCAGGGTCCCTCAGAGTTAGACCTGACCCTGCCCAAACACCCGTCCATAGCTTCAGGCCTGATGCTGCTGACCTCGCAGGTTAGACCGgcagacacggagctgctgaGGCCGTATCGGTGCcagagagaagggggagagggaggggaggaggaggcagaggcgCAGGGGGAACCTCGGCACACCTCACCCTGCGCCAGCCCCTCTGAAGGCTCCCTGGAGAGCGGAGAGACAGGAGGCAGCGGCGAGAGCGGTATCGCTAGTGGCAACTGCACGCCCAAACGGCCAGAGATGGGGGACAGAGTGCGAGGAGTCGGAGAGTGGGCGAACGAAGGAGGAGAGGTCATGGAGAGGGAGACGGCGTGGAGCTCAGCCAACGTCAGCGAGGTTGTGCAGGAGTGGCAGAGGGAGAACGAGTGGAGGAGTCTAGGAGGAGGTGTCAGCGGCggaggaaacaacaacaacaacaatactaCTGTCGGCTCGGctggaaagaagaagaaagacgaAGCGTGTGAATACTGTGGTAAACAGTTCAGGAACAGCAGCAACCTTACTGTGCACCGCCGCAGCCACACAGGTGAACGGCCATACCGCTGTGGCCTCTGCAACTACGCCTGCGCTCAGAGCTCAAAGTTAACGCGCCACATGAAGACCCACGGCGCGCAGGGAGCCAAGGCTTCCTTTTTGTGTCAGCTGTGCTCGGTACCCTTCACCGTTTACGCCACTCTGGAGAAACACCTGAAGAAAGTTCACGGCCTGAGCCACGCCAGCGTGGGAGCGTACGCACAGGCCAGCGCTGCAGACACTTTGGCTGCCATAAAAGCTGGtggagaagcagcagcagcagtggtggtgaaaatggaggaggaggatgccAGTTTGGATCAGATAGAAATGGAGAGCAAAATTCAGGGTGATGTGGCGAAAAGcatggaggtggaggaggggcAGAGCCAAGCGGAGTACGTGGAGAGCACAGGGAGTCCAGCCGTAGTGGCTGATCTCCCAGCCGAGAGCAACGCGGAGGTGAGCTTAGCTTTAGCTTCTGCTCCATGA
- the znf296 gene encoding zinc finger protein 296 isoform X2, with product MADGTTSSDVGPPPPPPPPQVQAPGEGGDLLTCGQCSQAFPLAHILAFIQHKQGDCSSRNQAPNGSATPPSPANRSQLRVANAELGPGFIELRRGGRACGEEHGVKLKAEHSKAVSEEPSYFTCQQCEGVFPSAWLLLQHAQRAHSFSIYQEDEEDDTDMRGGRRGGLKEHKAAAATLDPRHLSQALASAFQPSLRLSRSRQTHTASSFSNRQALNFSVRLRELAEGNNDPTGSSPGGLVLSPSSSPPAASPFPQTSALQADFHCELCDQNFLSLRALSAHRRTHSCDRPYHCGVCGQAFAQSGQLARHIRSHHREAGGGGSGYESVEMVVMEEDVGRQGMRGRFQMQPGGILMGKGMVGAELRAQGPSELDLTLPKHPSIASGLMLLTSQVRPADTELLRPYRCQREGGEGGEEEAEAQGEPRHTSPCASPSEGSLESGETGGSGESGIASGNCTPKRPEMGDRVRGVGEWANEGGEVMERETAWSSANVSEVVQEWQRENEWRSLGGGVSGGGNNNNNNTTVGSAGKKKKDEACEYCGKQFRNSSNLTVHRRSHTGERPYRCGLCNYACAQSSKLTRHMKTHGAQGAKASFLCQLCSVPFTVYATLEKHLKKVHGLSHASVGAYAQASAADTLAAIKAGGEAAAAVVVKMEEEDASLDQIEMESKIQGDVAKSMEVEEGQSQAEYVESTGSPAVVADLPAESNAEVSLALASAP from the exons ATGGCGGATGGCACCACTTCATCAGACGTcgggcctcctcctcctcctcctcccccccaggTCCAAGCTCCTGGCGAGGGTGGTGACCTCCTGACCTGCGGCCAGTGCAGCCAGGCCTTCCCCCTCGCCCACATCCTAGCGTTCATCCAGCACAAACAGGGCGACTGCAGCTCCCGAAACCAAGCCCCAAACGGCAGCGCCACTCCCCCCTCACCTGCCAACCGATCGCAGCTGCGCGTCGCCAACGCCGAGCTGGGGCCGGGCTTCATCGAGCTGAGGAGAGGGGGCAGAGCCTGTGGGGAGGAGCATGGCGTCAAGTTGAAGGCGGAGCACAGCAAAGCAG TGTCTGAGGAGCCTTCCTACTTCACCTGCCAGCAGTGTGAAGGCGTGTTTCCATCTGCATGGCTGCTCTTACAGCACGCTCAGCGCGCGCACTCCTTCAGCATCTACCAAGAGGACGAGGAGGATGACACAGAcatgagaggaggaagaagaggaggccTTAAAGAGCACAAGGCTGCTGCAGCCACTCTAGACCCTCGCCACCTGAGCCAAGCTCTTGCTTCTGCCTTTCAGCCCTCCCTGCGCCTCAGTCGCTCCCGCCAGACACACACCGCCTCCTCTTTCAGTAACAGGCAGGCTCTGAACTTTTCAGTGCGGCTCAGGGAGCTCGCAGAGGGGAATAACGACCCCACCGGCAGCTCCCCCGGAGGCCTGGTGCTGTCTCCGTCCTCCTCGCCACCAGCAGCTTCTCCCTTTCCTCAGACCAGCGCCCTCCAGGCTGACTTCCACTGCGAGCTGTGTGACCAGAACTTCCTGTCCCTGCGTGCCCTGTCCGCCCACCGCCGGACTCACTCCTGCGACAGGCCCTATCACTGCGGAGTGTGCGGACAGGCCTTTGCCCAGAGCGGCCAGCTGGCACGGCACATAAGGAGCCATCACAGGGAGGCTGGAGGTGGAGGAAGTGGATATGAGTCGGTGGAGATGGTCGTGATGGAGGAGGATGTAGGGAGGCAGGGGATGAGAGGGAGGTTTCAAATGCAGCCAGGTGGAATCCTCATGGGAAAGGGAATGGTCGGGGCAGAATTGAGAGCCCAGGGTCCCTCAGAGTTAGACCTGACCCTGCCCAAACACCCGTCCATAGCTTCAGGCCTGATGCTGCTGACCTCGCAGGTTAGACCGgcagacacggagctgctgaGGCCGTATCGGTGCcagagagaagggggagagggaggggaggaggaggcagaggcgCAGGGGGAACCTCGGCACACCTCACCCTGCGCCAGCCCCTCTGAAGGCTCCCTGGAGAGCGGAGAGACAGGAGGCAGCGGCGAGAGCGGTATCGCTAGTGGCAACTGCACGCCCAAACGGCCAGAGATGGGGGACAGAGTGCGAGGAGTCGGAGAGTGGGCGAACGAAGGAGGAGAGGTCATGGAGAGGGAGACGGCGTGGAGCTCAGCCAACGTCAGCGAGGTTGTGCAGGAGTGGCAGAGGGAGAACGAGTGGAGGAGTCTAGGAGGAGGTGTCAGCGGCggaggaaacaacaacaacaacaatactaCTGTCGGCTCGGctggaaagaagaagaaagacgaAGCGTGTGAATACTGTGGTAAACAGTTCAGGAACAGCAGCAACCTTACTGTGCACCGCCGCAGCCACACAGGTGAACGGCCATACCGCTGTGGCCTCTGCAACTACGCCTGCGCTCAGAGCTCAAAGTTAACGCGCCACATGAAGACCCACGGCGCGCAGGGAGCCAAGGCTTCCTTTTTGTGTCAGCTGTGCTCGGTACCCTTCACCGTTTACGCCACTCTGGAGAAACACCTGAAGAAAGTTCACGGCCTGAGCCACGCCAGCGTGGGAGCGTACGCACAGGCCAGCGCTGCAGACACTTTGGCTGCCATAAAAGCTGGtggagaagcagcagcagcagtggtggtgaaaatggaggaggaggatgccAGTTTGGATCAGATAGAAATGGAGAGCAAAATTCAGGGTGATGTGGCGAAAAGcatggaggtggaggaggggcAGAGCCAAGCGGAGTACGTGGAGAGCACAGGGAGTCCAGCCGTAGTGGCTGATCTCCCAGCCGAGAGCAACGCGGAGGTGAGCTTAGCTTTAGCTTCTGCTCCATGA
- the LOC120573640 gene encoding CLK4-associating serine/arginine rich protein isoform X2 translates to MWQEARKHERKLRGMMVDYKRRGERRREYYEKIKKDPAQFLQVHGRAYKIHLDPAVALAAESPINMMPWQGDANNMIDRFDVRAHLDYIPTYTPPLLNTSTPEQEMEERKSNYERYRGLVQNDFANISEEQCLYQIYLDELYGGLQKPNEDEKKKLAEKKATIGYTYEDSTVTEPDPESEKDEENSENSESEEDEGIPDIDVEVDVDELNQEQVLDLNKMATPYGMAEGDFVRMLRKDKEEVEAIKHAKALEAEKAMYSGRRSRRQRREFREKRLKGRQISPPSYARRDSPTYDPYKRPESESSSESRSRSRSPGPEKITFITSYGGSDDEAAAAAAAAAAAAAAATTQTAAPHSGHAPSNLQHPAGHSRGSRRRRSSSSRSPSSSSRSSSRSSSRSSSRSRRARRGRGGREGRRSRTRSRSRRHSRSHSRGRGGNGGAASWRRRDRTRSRSNDRERERDRDRDRDRRRYSSRRRTRSRSSSRQGGSSRRRGRSSGGHRRGDSGSRSPSQSPSRPNHSPSPHRGAQPSTNTVCDKLRKPDTPGGKETGAAKPKMTPQERLKLRMQKALNKQSKADKRAAQVKIQQQEHKRQEREGELRAMARKIRMKERERREKERDEWERQYGRQSHSPSPSKYGREHNSHRRRSRSRSRSRSPYYRY, encoded by the exons AAAAAAGATCCAGCTCAGTTTCTCCAGGTTCATGGCCGAGCCTACAAGATCCATCTGGATCCTGCTGTGGCGCTGGCTGCTGAGAGCCCCATCAACAT GATGCCATGGCAAGGAGATGCCAACAACATGATTGACAGGTTTGATGTACGGGCTCACCTGGACTACATCCCCACCTACACACCTCCACTGCTCAACACTTC AACCCCAGagcaggagatggaggagagaaagTCCAATTATGAGCGATACAGAGGCCTAGTGCAGAATGACTTTGCCAACA TCTCTGAGGAGCAGTGTTTATACCAGATATACCTGGATGAGCTGTACGGTGGCCTGCAGAAACCAAATGAGGATGAGAAGAAAAA ACTGGCTGAAAAGAAGGCCACTATTGGTTACACCTACGAAGACAGCACTGTGACGGAGCCTGACCCTGAGTCAGAGAAAGATGAAGAGAATTCAGAAAACAGTGAATCCGAAGAGGATGAGGGCATCCCAGATATTG ATGTGGAGGTTGATGTGGATGAGTTGAACCAGGAACAAGTGTTGGACCTCAACAAAATGGCAACCCCATATGGAATGGCTGAAGGAGACTTTGTTAG GATGTTGAGGAAAGACAAGGAGGAAGTGGAGGCCATCAAACATGCCAAGGCTCTGGAGGCGGAGAAGGCCATGTATTCT GGCCGGCGTTCTCGCAGACAAAGGAGAGAGTTCAGAGAGAAGAGACTAAAAGGTAGACAGATCAGCCCACCAAG CTATGCCAGGAGAGACAGCCCAACATACGATCCCTATAAACG GCCAGAGTCGGAGTCTAGCTCTGAGTCGCGGTCACGCTCTCGTTCTCCCGGTCCAGAGAAGATCACCTTCATCACCAGCTATGGAGGCAGCGATGAtgaggctgcagcagcagctgctgcagcagcagcagcagcagcagcagcaacaacacaaacagCCGCTCCTCACTCTGGACACGCCCCCTCCAACTTGCAGCACCCTGCAGGTCATAGCAGGGGCTCCCG GAGACGAAGGTCATCCTCCAGTcgctccccttcctcctcctcccgctCCTCATCTCGGTCTTCCTCTCGCTCTTCTTCCCGTTCACGTCGTGCCAGACGTGGACGCGGGGGAAGGGAGGGGCGGCGATCCCGGACCCGCTCACGGTCGAGACGGCATTCCAGATCTCACTCCCGGGGTAGAGGAGGAAACGGAGGGGCCGCATCCTGGAGGAGACGTGACCGGACACGATCGCGGTCTAacgacagagagcgagagagggacagagacaggGACCGTGACAGGAGACGATACTCGTCGCGCAGGCGGACAAG GTCCCGTTCCAGCTCACGGCAGGGGGGCAGTTCGAGGCGAAGGGGTCGGAGCAGTGGAGGCCACCGGCGGGGAGACAGCGGTAGCCGCAGTCCCTCTCAGTCCCCCAGTCGCCCCAACCACAGTCCCTCCCCTCACAGAGGAGCCCAGCCCTCTACCAACACCGTCTGTGACAAGCTAAGAAA GCCTGATACTCCGGGTGGTAAAGAGACGGGAGCTGCCAAA CCCAAGATGACCCCACAGGAGCGGCTGAAGCTACGAATGCAGAAGGCGCTCAACAAGCAGT CCAAGGCGGATAAACGGGCTGCTCAGGTTAAGATCCAGCAGCAGGAACACAAACGACAg GAGCGAGAGGGAGAGCTACGAGCCATGGCACGCAAGATACGCAtgaa GGAGCGTGAGAGAcgtgagaaagagagggatgaaTGGGAAAGACAGTACGGGCGACAGAGCCACTCGCCTTCTCcttccaaatatg GCCGAGAGCACAACTCACACAGAAG GAGGTCACGGTCACGGTCTCGGTCACGGAGTCCATACTACAGATACTGA
- the LOC120573640 gene encoding CLK4-associating serine/arginine rich protein isoform X1 produces the protein MWQEARKHERKLRGMMVDYKRRGERRREYYEKIKKDPAQFLQVHGRAYKIHLDPAVALAAESPINMMPWQGDANNMIDRFDVRAHLDYIPTYTPPLLNTSTPEQEMEERKSNYERYRGLVQNDFANISEEQCLYQIYLDELYGGLQKPNEDEKKKLAEKKATIGYTYEDSTVTEPDPESEKDEENSENSESEEDEGIPDIDVEVDVDELNQEQVLDLNKMATPYGMAEGDFVRMLRKDKEEVEAIKHAKALEAEKAMYSGRRSRRQRREFREKRLKGRQISPPSYARRDSPTYDPYKRPESESSSESRSRSRSPGPEKITFITSYGGSDDEAAAAAAAAAAAAAAATTQTAAPHSGHAPSNLQHPAGHSRGSRRRRSSSSRSPSSSSRSSSRSSSRSSSRSRRARRGRGGREGRRSRTRSRSRRHSRSHSRGRGGNGGAASWRRRDRTRSRSNDRERERDRDRDRDRRRYSSRRRTRSRSSSRQGGSSRRRGRSSGGHRRGDSGSRSPSQSPSRPNHSPSPHRGAQPSTNTVCDKLRKPDTPGGKETGAAKPKMTPQERLKLRMQKALNKQSKADKRAAQVKIQQQEHKRQEREGELRAMARKIRMKERERREKERDEWERQYGRQSHSPSPSKYGREHNSHRRYVRSHKSLHSSDEAE, from the exons AAAAAAGATCCAGCTCAGTTTCTCCAGGTTCATGGCCGAGCCTACAAGATCCATCTGGATCCTGCTGTGGCGCTGGCTGCTGAGAGCCCCATCAACAT GATGCCATGGCAAGGAGATGCCAACAACATGATTGACAGGTTTGATGTACGGGCTCACCTGGACTACATCCCCACCTACACACCTCCACTGCTCAACACTTC AACCCCAGagcaggagatggaggagagaaagTCCAATTATGAGCGATACAGAGGCCTAGTGCAGAATGACTTTGCCAACA TCTCTGAGGAGCAGTGTTTATACCAGATATACCTGGATGAGCTGTACGGTGGCCTGCAGAAACCAAATGAGGATGAGAAGAAAAA ACTGGCTGAAAAGAAGGCCACTATTGGTTACACCTACGAAGACAGCACTGTGACGGAGCCTGACCCTGAGTCAGAGAAAGATGAAGAGAATTCAGAAAACAGTGAATCCGAAGAGGATGAGGGCATCCCAGATATTG ATGTGGAGGTTGATGTGGATGAGTTGAACCAGGAACAAGTGTTGGACCTCAACAAAATGGCAACCCCATATGGAATGGCTGAAGGAGACTTTGTTAG GATGTTGAGGAAAGACAAGGAGGAAGTGGAGGCCATCAAACATGCCAAGGCTCTGGAGGCGGAGAAGGCCATGTATTCT GGCCGGCGTTCTCGCAGACAAAGGAGAGAGTTCAGAGAGAAGAGACTAAAAGGTAGACAGATCAGCCCACCAAG CTATGCCAGGAGAGACAGCCCAACATACGATCCCTATAAACG GCCAGAGTCGGAGTCTAGCTCTGAGTCGCGGTCACGCTCTCGTTCTCCCGGTCCAGAGAAGATCACCTTCATCACCAGCTATGGAGGCAGCGATGAtgaggctgcagcagcagctgctgcagcagcagcagcagcagcagcagcaacaacacaaacagCCGCTCCTCACTCTGGACACGCCCCCTCCAACTTGCAGCACCCTGCAGGTCATAGCAGGGGCTCCCG GAGACGAAGGTCATCCTCCAGTcgctccccttcctcctcctcccgctCCTCATCTCGGTCTTCCTCTCGCTCTTCTTCCCGTTCACGTCGTGCCAGACGTGGACGCGGGGGAAGGGAGGGGCGGCGATCCCGGACCCGCTCACGGTCGAGACGGCATTCCAGATCTCACTCCCGGGGTAGAGGAGGAAACGGAGGGGCCGCATCCTGGAGGAGACGTGACCGGACACGATCGCGGTCTAacgacagagagcgagagagggacagagacaggGACCGTGACAGGAGACGATACTCGTCGCGCAGGCGGACAAG GTCCCGTTCCAGCTCACGGCAGGGGGGCAGTTCGAGGCGAAGGGGTCGGAGCAGTGGAGGCCACCGGCGGGGAGACAGCGGTAGCCGCAGTCCCTCTCAGTCCCCCAGTCGCCCCAACCACAGTCCCTCCCCTCACAGAGGAGCCCAGCCCTCTACCAACACCGTCTGTGACAAGCTAAGAAA GCCTGATACTCCGGGTGGTAAAGAGACGGGAGCTGCCAAA CCCAAGATGACCCCACAGGAGCGGCTGAAGCTACGAATGCAGAAGGCGCTCAACAAGCAGT CCAAGGCGGATAAACGGGCTGCTCAGGTTAAGATCCAGCAGCAGGAACACAAACGACAg GAGCGAGAGGGAGAGCTACGAGCCATGGCACGCAAGATACGCAtgaa GGAGCGTGAGAGAcgtgagaaagagagggatgaaTGGGAAAGACAGTACGGGCGACAGAGCCACTCGCCTTCTCcttccaaatatg GCCGAGAGCACAACTCACACAGAAGGTATGTGAGAAGCCACAAGAGTCTGCACAGCTCCGATGAAGCAGAATGA